In the Campylobacter showae genome, one interval contains:
- a CDS encoding 2-oxoacid:acceptor oxidoreductase family protein has translation MKRQLRFVGVGGQGVILAGEILAAAKIEEGGYGVKASTYTSQVRGGPTKVDIILSEREIFYPYANEGEIEFMLATAQVSFEQFKEGVKEGGIIVVEPNLVRASDEDKKRWKIYEIPIISIAKDEVGNVITQSVVALAVAVQMSCCLGAELVKRVMLSKVPKKVYAENEKAYELGLKYAEICIKNGK, from the coding sequence ATGAAAAGGCAGTTAAGATTCGTTGGAGTGGGCGGCCAGGGCGTGATATTAGCGGGCGAAATTTTAGCCGCGGCCAAGATCGAGGAGGGCGGATACGGCGTCAAGGCCTCGACCTACACCTCGCAGGTACGCGGAGGACCGACGAAGGTCGATATCATTTTGAGCGAGCGCGAGATATTTTACCCGTACGCAAACGAGGGCGAGATCGAGTTTATGCTCGCTACCGCGCAGGTTAGCTTCGAGCAGTTTAAAGAGGGCGTAAAAGAGGGCGGCATCATCGTTGTGGAGCCAAATTTAGTACGCGCTAGCGACGAGGATAAAAAACGGTGGAAAATCTACGAAATACCGATCATCTCCATCGCTAAAGACGAAGTGGGCAACGTCATAACCCAAAGCGTCGTAGCGCTCGCAGTCGCCGTGCAGATGAGCTGCTGCCTGGGTGCCGAGCTAGTTAAACGCGTAATGCTCTCAAAAGTGCCTAAAAAAGTCTACGCCGAGAACGAAAAAGCCTACGAGCTGGGGCTTAAATACGCCGAAATTTGCATAAAAAACGGCAAATAA
- a CDS encoding flavodoxin domain-containing protein: protein MSVGIFYTTTKGHTKSACEYLAGKIGAQLIDVKGAGAEDFAKFDVIIAAAPSYGDGELQSDWAEKLPLLKAGSKGKKAAIVAIGNQANHPQTLFSGAVDFLPYLKDAQIFGASDVDGYKFNHSAFLVNGKFIGLALDVKGDENYAKRIDKWVEENKSNF from the coding sequence ATGAGCGTTGGTATTTTTTACACGACGACAAAGGGGCACACAAAGAGCGCGTGCGAGTATCTAGCCGGCAAAATAGGAGCTCAGCTAATAGACGTAAAGGGCGCTGGGGCAGAGGATTTTGCTAAATTTGACGTTATCATCGCAGCGGCGCCTAGCTACGGCGACGGCGAGTTGCAGTCTGATTGGGCGGAGAAGCTGCCGCTTTTAAAAGCCGGCAGTAAAGGCAAAAAAGCCGCCATCGTAGCCATCGGCAATCAAGCTAACCACCCGCAAACGCTTTTTAGCGGCGCGGTGGATTTTCTGCCGTATCTAAAAGATGCGCAAATTTTCGGCGCTAGCGACGTGGACGGATATAAATTTAACCACTCCGCGTTTTTAGTAAACGGCAAATTTATCGGTCTCGCGCTTGACGTTAAGGGCGATGAAAACTACGCAAAACGCATCGACAAATGGGTCGAAGAAAATAAGTCTAATTTTTAA
- a CDS encoding YggS family pyridoxal phosphate-dependent enzyme, with protein MKLAQILERIENARTGEAVKLIAVSKNVTTKEVLELFRQGQTSFGENRVQELKNKSEILSNLPIEWHFIGRLQSNKINHLLALKPALWQSCESVEAALAVDKRLDCELPCLLQINSAREDTKQGILPEAAQDAFLQIAQECKFLKPIGVMSIGAHVDDERVVQKSFETTRKIYENLQPRGAEICSMGMSGDFELAIKCGSNMIRLGSILYA; from the coding sequence ATGAAACTAGCGCAAATTTTAGAACGCATCGAAAACGCGCGCACGGGCGAGGCCGTGAAGCTAATCGCCGTGAGTAAAAACGTAACAACCAAAGAGGTTTTGGAGCTTTTTAGGCAAGGACAAACAAGCTTTGGCGAAAACCGCGTGCAAGAGCTCAAAAATAAGAGCGAAATTTTATCAAATTTGCCGATCGAGTGGCACTTTATCGGGCGACTTCAAAGCAACAAAATCAACCACCTACTAGCGCTCAAACCCGCTCTTTGGCAAAGCTGCGAGAGCGTAGAGGCCGCGCTTGCGGTGGATAAGAGGCTTGATTGCGAGCTGCCTTGCCTGCTGCAAATAAACTCCGCGCGCGAAGACACGAAACAAGGCATCTTGCCAGAAGCCGCGCAGGATGCGTTTTTACAAATCGCGCAGGAGTGCAAATTTCTAAAACCCATCGGCGTGATGAGTATCGGTGCGCACGTAGATGACGAAAGGGTCGTACAAAAAAGCTTTGAGACTACGCGTAAAATTTACGAAAATCTGCAACCTCGCGGCGCAGAGATTTGCTCGATGGGTATGAGCGGCGACTTTGAACTAGCGATAAAATGCGGCTCAAATATGATTCGTTTGGGATCGATTTTATACGCGTAG
- the rseP gene encoding RIP metalloprotease RseP: protein MKSIIFVAAMLAVGIYAYSWHFLITVLVISFLIFFHELGHFLAARALKVGVLKFSVGFGQSIYSKTIGATEYAIGAIPLGGYVSLKGQEDAKPGLKNEDADSYTRLSPLGRIFILFAGPFFNFALAFFIFIALGHIGVERLAPTVGKVLENSAAASAGLQKGDKILNINGIKISEWDEISKNVNLTSTAIMLERAGEIKTINLTPKIGQSVTIFGEKIEKPLIGISPSGEAVTIRNTGFSSLKFALVETVNASKLIFTGLEKLIAGVVPLKEMGGIIQITDITSKAAGIGVSTLLIIAALISVNLGVLNLLPIPALDGGHIFFNLYELIFRREMNEKVYIGLTYCGWAFLLCLMAFATFNDVMRLSGAGQ, encoded by the coding sequence TTGAAAAGCATTATCTTTGTAGCGGCGATGCTAGCCGTCGGCATTTATGCGTACTCTTGGCACTTTTTGATCACGGTTTTGGTGATTAGCTTTCTCATATTTTTCCACGAGCTTGGCCACTTTCTCGCCGCTCGCGCGCTAAAAGTAGGCGTTCTAAAATTTAGCGTGGGCTTTGGGCAAAGCATCTACTCAAAAACCATCGGCGCCACCGAGTACGCCATCGGCGCGATACCGCTTGGCGGCTACGTGAGCCTAAAAGGGCAAGAGGACGCCAAGCCTGGGCTAAAAAACGAGGATGCCGACAGCTACACGAGACTCAGCCCTCTTGGACGCATTTTCATCCTTTTTGCCGGGCCGTTTTTTAACTTCGCTTTGGCGTTTTTTATATTTATCGCGCTTGGACATATCGGCGTAGAAAGGCTTGCTCCGACCGTGGGCAAAGTGCTGGAAAACTCCGCCGCGGCAAGCGCCGGACTGCAAAAAGGCGATAAAATTTTAAACATAAACGGCATCAAAATCAGCGAATGGGACGAGATAAGCAAAAACGTAAATTTAACCTCCACTGCAATCATGCTCGAGCGCGCGGGCGAAATAAAAACGATAAATTTGACGCCTAAAATCGGGCAGAGCGTAACGATATTTGGCGAAAAGATAGAAAAACCGCTCATCGGCATTTCGCCTTCAGGCGAGGCAGTCACGATACGAAATACAGGCTTTAGCTCACTCAAATTTGCGCTCGTTGAGACCGTAAACGCCTCAAAGCTCATATTTACGGGGCTTGAAAAGCTCATCGCGGGCGTCGTGCCGCTAAAAGAGATGGGCGGCATCATCCAGATCACCGACATCACCTCAAAGGCCGCAGGCATCGGCGTCTCGACCCTACTCATCATTGCCGCGCTCATCTCCGTAAATTTAGGCGTGCTAAACCTGCTGCCTATCCCGGCGCTTGACGGAGGACATATATTTTTCAACCTTTACGAGCTCATTTTCCGCCGCGAGATGAACGAAAAAGTCTATATCGGCCTCACCTACTGCGGCTGGGCGTTTTTGCTCTGCCTGATGGCGTTTGCGACCTTTAACGACGTGATGCGCCTAAGCGGAGCGGGACAATGA
- a CDS encoding AI-2E family transporter yields the protein MIYLASFVVVAAGLKAASVVVLPFLMAVFIAIVATPAINALEKLKFPRVLAFALVTAVVFLSLGFIANTVIKTINGLVSYMPELQSKFKALADHYHQMLASRGLIDPESVAAPADFDINKIFAVLGGFLRSGTELVSKSFFVFLLVTFMLFEVQVFSQKVEYFASKNPQTNQIVDTFISNLKRYLAIKSAASFATGVFIFIGLNFIGVPYAPLWGILAFVLNFIPTIGSIIAAVPALLVALLLNDAASCAWTAALYLAINIIIGNFIEPKFLGKGLGISTLVVLLSLLFWGFLFGIGGMFLAVPLTMSLKIALDANPSTKFIAVLLSDKLER from the coding sequence ATAATCTATCTAGCTAGCTTCGTCGTAGTTGCGGCGGGACTAAAGGCCGCTAGCGTCGTCGTGCTACCGTTTTTGATGGCGGTTTTTATCGCTATCGTGGCGACGCCTGCGATAAATGCGCTCGAAAAGCTCAAATTTCCGCGCGTTTTAGCCTTTGCGCTCGTTACGGCGGTCGTGTTTTTGTCGCTGGGATTTATCGCAAACACCGTGATAAAGACGATAAACGGGCTAGTTAGCTACATGCCCGAGCTTCAAAGTAAATTTAAAGCCCTCGCCGATCATTACCACCAGATGTTAGCGAGCCGCGGTCTAATCGATCCCGAGAGCGTCGCCGCGCCCGCAGACTTTGATATAAATAAAATTTTTGCCGTGCTAGGCGGATTTTTAAGGAGCGGCACCGAGCTCGTTTCAAAGAGCTTTTTTGTGTTTTTGCTCGTTACTTTTATGCTTTTTGAGGTGCAGGTATTTTCTCAAAAAGTCGAGTATTTTGCGAGTAAAAATCCGCAAACGAACCAGATCGTAGATACGTTTATATCAAATCTCAAGCGCTATCTCGCGATCAAGTCCGCAGCATCGTTTGCGACGGGCGTTTTTATATTTATCGGGTTAAATTTCATCGGCGTGCCTTACGCGCCGCTTTGGGGGATTTTAGCTTTCGTGCTAAATTTTATCCCGACGATCGGCTCTATTATCGCGGCCGTCCCGGCGCTTTTGGTGGCGCTTTTGCTAAACGACGCAGCCTCTTGCGCTTGGACTGCGGCTCTATATTTAGCCATAAATATCATTATCGGCAACTTTATCGAGCCTAAATTTCTAGGCAAAGGCCTTGGTATCAGCACGCTTGTGGTGCTTTTGAGCCTACTTTTTTGGGGATTTTTGTTCGGCATCGGCGGTATGTTTTTAGCCGTACCGCTTACCATGAGCCTAAAGATCGCGCTTGACGCAAACCCGAGCACGAAATTTATCGCCGTTTTGCTCAGCGATAAACTCGAGCGGTAA
- the pgsA gene encoding CDP-diacylglycerol--glycerol-3-phosphate 3-phosphatidyltransferase: protein MSLNLPNALAFLRVFLAPLMFWLLLSVNSFSGVHVSWMNYFAALVFVIASVTDFFDGFIARAWDQKTKLGAVIDPLADKMLTLGAFLGLMMIDRASPWAVYLILVREFFITGFRVVMAGEGVEVAASMAGKVKTVCQMVAIGFLTMQWPFGEFLLWLSVALTLYSGFEYVNAYVRHVKNQAKKA from the coding sequence ATGAGCCTAAATTTACCAAACGCCCTAGCCTTCCTGCGCGTATTTCTCGCGCCTCTGATGTTTTGGCTGCTACTTAGCGTAAATTCCTTCTCGGGCGTGCACGTTAGCTGGATGAACTACTTTGCCGCGCTTGTATTCGTGATCGCTAGCGTCACGGACTTTTTCGACGGATTTATCGCGCGCGCGTGGGATCAAAAGACTAAGCTTGGAGCCGTCATCGACCCGCTAGCGGATAAAATGCTAACGCTTGGCGCGTTTTTAGGGCTCATGATGATAGACCGTGCGAGCCCGTGGGCCGTGTATCTCATCCTCGTTCGCGAGTTTTTTATCACAGGATTTCGCGTCGTGATGGCGGGCGAAGGCGTAGAGGTCGCCGCATCGATGGCGGGCAAGGTAAAAACCGTCTGCCAGATGGTCGCGATCGGCTTTTTAACCATGCAGTGGCCTTTTGGCGAGTTTTTGCTCTGGCTTAGCGTCGCGCTGACGCTGTATTCGGGCTTTGAGTACGTAAACGCCTATGTGAGGCACGTTAAAAATCAAGCCAAAAAGGCGTAA
- a CDS encoding enoyl-ACP reductase, whose translation MNCENEFKGKTLVISGGTRGIGRAIVEEFAAKGVNIAFTYNSNEELAKTQAVELEATYRIKARAYALNILEPETYKDLFSEIDADFDRVDFFVSNAIISGRPVAGGYTKFMKLRPRGINNIFTATVNAFVVGAQEAAKRMEKTGGGSIISLSSTGNLVYIENYAGHGTAKAAVEAMARYAATELGEKNIRVNVVSGGPIETDALRAFTNYEEVRDKTAELSPLNRMGQPADIAGACLFLCSSKASWVTGHTFIIDGGTTFK comes from the coding sequence ATGAATTGCGAAAACGAATTTAAAGGCAAAACTCTAGTAATCAGCGGCGGAACGCGCGGTATCGGACGCGCCATCGTGGAGGAGTTCGCCGCAAAGGGCGTAAATATCGCCTTTACATATAACTCAAACGAAGAGCTAGCCAAAACCCAAGCCGTCGAGCTCGAGGCGACGTACCGCATAAAAGCCAGAGCCTACGCGCTAAATATACTAGAACCAGAGACCTACAAAGATCTATTTTCAGAGATCGACGCCGACTTTGACCGCGTGGATTTTTTCGTCTCAAACGCCATCATCTCGGGTCGTCCGGTAGCAGGCGGATATACTAAATTTATGAAACTTCGACCTCGCGGTATCAATAACATTTTCACCGCGACCGTAAATGCATTCGTCGTGGGCGCGCAAGAAGCCGCAAAACGCATGGAAAAAACGGGCGGCGGCAGTATCATCTCGCTATCATCGACGGGCAATCTCGTCTATATCGAAAACTACGCAGGCCACGGCACAGCAAAAGCCGCGGTAGAAGCTATGGCGCGCTATGCGGCCACCGAGCTTGGCGAAAAAAACATCCGCGTAAACGTCGTTAGCGGCGGCCCGATCGAGACGGACGCGCTTAGGGCTTTTACGAACTACGAGGAAGTACGCGACAAAACGGCCGAACTAAGCCCGCTAAACCGCATGGGTCAGCCCGCAGATATCGCCGGCGCATGTTTGTTTCTCTGCAGCTCAAAAGCCAGCTGGGTCACGGGTCACACCTTCATCATCGACGGCGGTACTACGTTTAAATGA
- the dapA gene encoding 4-hydroxy-tetrahydrodipicolinate synthase: MTALITPFKDGKLDEIGYEKLIKRQIANGIDAVVPVGTTGESATLTHDEHRICIEIAVNTCKNTGVKVLAGAGSNATHEAVGLAKFAQDHGADGILSVAPYYNKPTQEGLYRHYKAIASSVEIPVLLYNVPGRVGVDIQPCTVFRLFKECENVYGVKEATGSIERCVDLLAHEPTLSVISGEDAINYPILSNGGKGVISVTANLLPDEISNLTHFALKGEFARAKAINDDLYAVNKIMFCESNPIPVKAAMYIAGLISSLEYRLPLCEPSAENLKKIEQTIKQYNIKGF, translated from the coding sequence ATGACGGCGCTGATTACGCCTTTTAAAGACGGTAAACTAGACGAAATCGGTTATGAAAAGTTAATCAAAAGACAAATCGCAAACGGCATCGACGCGGTCGTACCCGTAGGTACGACAGGCGAGAGCGCGACGCTAACGCACGACGAGCATAGAATTTGTATAGAAATCGCCGTAAATACCTGCAAAAATACCGGCGTAAAAGTACTCGCAGGCGCTGGCAGCAACGCCACTCACGAGGCGGTAGGCCTTGCAAAATTCGCGCAAGATCACGGCGCAGACGGCATCCTCTCGGTAGCCCCATACTACAACAAACCGACGCAAGAAGGCCTATACCGCCACTACAAAGCGATCGCCTCAAGCGTCGAAATCCCGGTGCTGCTCTATAACGTCCCGGGCCGCGTGGGCGTAGATATCCAGCCGTGCACGGTTTTTAGGTTGTTTAAAGAGTGCGAGAACGTCTACGGCGTAAAAGAAGCCACGGGCAGTATCGAGCGCTGCGTAGATCTGCTCGCGCACGAGCCTACCTTGTCCGTCATCAGCGGCGAGGATGCGATAAACTACCCTATCCTCTCAAACGGCGGCAAGGGCGTGATCTCGGTTACGGCGAATTTACTCCCCGACGAAATCTCAAATTTGACCCACTTTGCGCTAAAAGGCGAGTTTGCGCGCGCAAAAGCCATAAACGACGACCTTTATGCGGTAAATAAAATAATGTTTTGCGAGAGTAACCCGATCCCTGTCAAAGCTGCGATGTATATCGCAGGGCTCATATCAAGCCTCGAGTACCGCCTACCGCTTTGCGAGCCGAGCGCCGAAAATCTCAAAAAAATCGAACAAACCATAAAACAATATAATATAAAAGGATTTTAA
- a CDS encoding M16 family metallopeptidase has protein sequence MLIKYSKTKLKNGFEIYHIPASKGSSVISVDVFYRVGSRNETMGKSGIAHMLEHLNFKSTKNMKAGEFDEIVKGFGGVNNASTGFDYTHYFVKCSKGNLDEALRLYADIMENLSLKDKEFQPERDVVTEERRWRTDNSPIGFLYFTLFNVAFSYHPYHWTPIGFIGDIRNWSIEDIKEFHETYYQPQNAILLISGDIDKKSAFELGKKHFENIKNKKPLPKLHCIEPEQNGAKRAEIYKDSEVEMLALAFKIPPFNHEDQPALGALAEYLGSGQSSVLQRVLIDEKCLVNSVDVYNMSNIDESLLIVLAVCNPGVKAEAVEDEIWRVLENAKTQKIDEDEITKIKNSLKSDLIYSLDSTSKVANLYGGYLVRGDIKPLFELPEKTAALKPADLNEICKKYARKEKSTTIILRKEKSE, from the coding sequence ATGCTTATAAAATACTCCAAAACAAAGCTAAAAAACGGCTTTGAGATCTATCACATCCCCGCTAGCAAGGGCTCTAGCGTAATTAGCGTGGACGTGTTTTACCGCGTGGGTTCGCGAAACGAAACCATGGGCAAAAGCGGCATCGCGCACATGCTAGAACATCTAAATTTTAAATCCACGAAAAATATGAAAGCGGGCGAATTTGACGAGATCGTAAAGGGTTTTGGCGGCGTAAATAACGCTAGCACGGGCTTTGATTATACGCATTATTTCGTCAAATGCTCAAAAGGCAACCTAGACGAAGCCCTTAGGCTTTACGCCGATATAATGGAAAATTTGAGCCTAAAAGATAAAGAATTTCAGCCCGAGCGCGACGTCGTGACCGAGGAGCGCAGATGGCGCACGGACAACTCTCCGATCGGCTTTTTGTACTTTACGCTCTTTAACGTCGCTTTTAGTTATCACCCGTACCACTGGACTCCGATCGGCTTTATCGGCGATATCAGAAACTGGAGCATAGAGGATATAAAAGAATTTCACGAGACGTACTATCAGCCACAAAACGCGATCCTGCTAATCAGCGGCGACATCGACAAAAAAAGCGCGTTTGAACTAGGTAAAAAGCACTTTGAAAATATAAAAAACAAAAAACCGCTACCTAAGTTGCACTGTATCGAGCCTGAGCAAAACGGCGCTAAAAGGGCCGAAATTTACAAAGATAGCGAGGTAGAGATGCTAGCGCTTGCCTTTAAGATCCCGCCGTTTAATCACGAAGATCAACCTGCGTTAGGCGCGCTAGCCGAGTATCTAGGCAGCGGACAAAGCTCGGTTTTACAACGCGTTTTGATAGACGAAAAGTGCCTCGTAAACAGCGTAGACGTCTATAATATGAGCAACATCGACGAGAGCCTGCTCATAGTGCTTGCCGTTTGTAATCCCGGCGTCAAAGCAGAGGCCGTAGAGGACGAGATCTGGCGAGTGCTCGAAAACGCAAAAACGCAAAAAATCGACGAAGACGAGATAACTAAGATAAAAAATAGCTTAAAAAGCGATCTCATTTACTCGCTAGATAGCACGTCGAAGGTGGCGAATTTATACGGCGGATATCTCGTTAGAGGCGATATAAAGCCGCTTTTTGAGCTACCTGAAAAAACAGCCGCGCTAAAACCGGCCGATCTAAACGAAATTTGCAAAAAATACGCGAGAAAAGAAAAATCCACGACGATCATCCTAAGAAAGGAAAAAAGTGAATAA
- a CDS encoding quinone-dependent dihydroorotate dehydrogenase has protein sequence MNYETLKSIFFKFDPETAHKIVEKTLSISDCVFPGLYSIVAKNCVVTDAALSQNLLGTSFLNPVGIAGGFDKNATMLRPLAALGFGHVEFGTVTPKAQEGNAKPRLFRLIEEESIQNAMGFNNEGADALGARVGKLYPFAIPLFANIGKNKITPNEEAIKDYEILVAKFNEICDCFVINVSSPNTPNLRELQEESFIKDLFARLSPIAKKPIIFKIAPDMDDDKAVQICKTAVESGAKGVIVNNTSIDYSLSKSANLQNFGGLSGKIIARRSRELFSAVASELYGKTVLIASGGIDSAEEAYARIKSGANLVQIYTSFIFKGPNIAKQINEGILKLLKEDNFASISEAVGCDIKNKI, from the coding sequence TTGAATTACGAAACGCTAAAATCCATATTTTTTAAATTTGACCCCGAAACCGCTCACAAAATCGTCGAAAAAACGCTAAGTATCTCAGACTGCGTATTTCCGGGACTTTATAGCATCGTCGCCAAAAACTGCGTCGTCACGGACGCGGCTCTTTCGCAAAATTTGCTGGGAACTAGCTTTTTAAACCCAGTAGGAATCGCCGGCGGCTTTGACAAAAACGCTACTATGCTACGCCCGCTAGCCGCGCTCGGATTTGGACACGTGGAGTTTGGCACCGTGACGCCAAAAGCGCAAGAGGGTAACGCAAAACCGCGCCTTTTTCGCCTAATCGAAGAAGAGAGTATCCAAAACGCGATGGGCTTTAACAACGAGGGTGCAGACGCACTTGGCGCGCGCGTCGGCAAGCTCTATCCCTTTGCGATACCGCTTTTTGCCAACATCGGTAAAAACAAAATCACTCCTAATGAAGAAGCGATCAAAGACTATGAAATTTTAGTCGCCAAATTTAACGAAATTTGCGACTGCTTCGTCATCAACGTTTCATCGCCAAATACTCCGAATTTACGCGAACTACAAGAAGAAAGCTTTATAAAAGATCTATTTGCGCGCCTATCGCCGATCGCAAAAAAGCCGATAATCTTTAAAATAGCGCCCGATATGGACGACGATAAGGCCGTGCAGATCTGTAAAACGGCCGTAGAAAGCGGCGCCAAAGGCGTCATCGTAAATAATACGAGCATTGATTATTCGCTATCAAAATCTGCGAATTTGCAAAATTTCGGCGGACTAAGCGGCAAGATTATAGCTAGACGCTCGCGCGAGCTTTTTAGCGCGGTGGCTAGCGAGCTTTACGGCAAGACGGTTTTGATCGCAAGCGGCGGCATAGACAGCGCCGAGGAGGCATACGCTCGCATAAAATCGGGCGCAAATTTGGTTCAAATTTACACTTCCTTTATATTTAAAGGCCCAAACATCGCAAAACAGATCAACGAAGGTATTTTAAAGCTTTTAAAAGAGGATAATTTCGCCTCGATTAGCGAAGCGGTGGGCTGCGATATAAAAAACAAAATTTAA
- a CDS encoding ABC transporter ATP-binding protein: MKQMSLKEVLRRFAPYFRDYISYFIIAIAGMLMASGGTAASAWVIEPVLNKIFIEKNKDLLYLLPYAIIAIYFLKGLGTFLQAYFTAYIGQDIVRRFREKLLKNLLNLDMKFFNDYRTGELISRNINDIDRIRSIVSSMIPELIREAITIAGLLCVVLYQSLQLAFFALVIMPAAVYPLSRLAKKMKKISRASQEKTSDISSKLSEIFTNIEIIKANNAQEFEHAKFTDENAKFFKLNLKSVKVNEMVSPMMEIFGSVGVAAVVIIGGKEVIDGNLTMGSFFSFLTALFMLYTPIKRISGLYNKMQDAVVAAERTFELLDKEPQILSGDKPVPSEINLINFKDVRLNYDDKEVLKGVNLSASKSQTVALVGSSGGGKSSIVNLLMRFYDANGGAIEINGENIKNFDLGSLRQNIGLVTQRVYIFNDTVANNVAYGREYDEAKVELALKTANAYDFVANLPQGAQTVLNEFGTNLSGGQRQRIAIARALYDDPQILIFDEATSALDNESEQQITKAIANLQKEKIIFIIAHRLSTVQNADKIAVISGGKVVGFDTDEALSKSCEIYAKLKGEALV; encoded by the coding sequence GCCGGCATGCTGATGGCTAGCGGCGGTACGGCCGCTTCGGCGTGGGTGATCGAGCCCGTGCTAAATAAAATTTTTATCGAAAAAAACAAAGACCTGCTTTATCTTTTGCCTTACGCCATCATCGCGATTTACTTTTTAAAGGGGCTTGGGACGTTTTTGCAGGCCTATTTTACGGCATATATCGGGCAGGATATCGTGAGGAGATTTCGCGAAAAGCTACTAAAAAACCTACTAAATTTGGATATGAAGTTTTTTAACGACTACCGCACGGGCGAGCTAATCAGCCGAAATATCAACGACATAGACCGCATCAGAAGCATCGTTAGCTCCATGATACCAGAGCTCATCCGCGAGGCTATCACGATCGCGGGACTGCTTTGCGTCGTGCTTTATCAGAGCTTGCAGCTTGCGTTTTTTGCGCTAGTTATCATGCCCGCAGCCGTCTATCCGCTCTCAAGACTCGCAAAAAAGATGAAAAAAATCTCCCGCGCCTCGCAGGAAAAAACCTCCGACATCAGCTCGAAGCTGAGCGAAATTTTTACCAATATCGAGATCATCAAAGCAAACAACGCGCAGGAGTTTGAGCACGCTAAATTTACCGACGAAAACGCTAAATTTTTCAAACTAAATTTAAAAAGCGTAAAAGTAAACGAGATGGTAAGCCCGATGATGGAAATTTTCGGCTCCGTCGGCGTCGCGGCGGTCGTCATCATCGGCGGCAAAGAGGTCATAGACGGAAATTTGACGATGGGAAGCTTCTTTTCTTTCCTAACCGCGCTTTTCATGCTTTATACGCCTATTAAACGTATTTCAGGCCTCTATAACAAGATGCAAGACGCCGTGGTAGCGGCAGAGCGAACCTTTGAGTTACTTGATAAAGAGCCTCAAATTTTAAGCGGCGACAAGCCCGTGCCGTCTGAAATAAATTTGATAAATTTTAAAGACGTCAGGCTAAACTACGACGACAAAGAGGTGCTAAAAGGCGTAAATTTAAGCGCGAGCAAATCGCAAACCGTAGCGCTCGTGGGCAGTAGCGGCGGCGGAAAAAGCTCGATCGTAAATCTACTCATGAGATTTTACGACGCAAACGGCGGAGCGATCGAGATAAACGGCGAAAATATCAAAAATTTTGACCTCGGTTCGCTTAGACAAAATATCGGCCTAGTGACCCAGCGCGTTTATATCTTTAACGACACGGTCGCAAACAACGTAGCCTACGGCCGCGAATACGACGAAGCAAAGGTCGAGCTCGCGTTAAAAACCGCAAATGCGTATGATTTCGTCGCAAATTTACCCCAAGGCGCGCAGACCGTGCTAAATGAATTCGGCACCAATCTCTCGGGCGGCCAACGTCAGCGTATCGCCATCGCCCGCGCTCTCTACGACGACCCGCAAATTTTGATATTTGACGAGGCTACGAGCGCCCTAGATAACGAAAGCGAACAGCAGATAACCAAAGCCATCGCGAATCTACAAAAAGAAAAGATAATATTTATCATCGCGCACCGCCTAAGTACGGTGCAAAACGCCGATAAAATCGCCGTTATCAGCGGCGGAAAAGTGGTCGGTTTCGATACCGACGAGGCGCTTAGCAAGAGCTGCGAAATTTACGCGAAACTAAAAGGCGAAGCCCTTGTTTAA